In Gemmatimonadaceae bacterium, a genomic segment contains:
- a CDS encoding FecR domain-containing protein → MADQLQPLDSAQFTAFKGGDEKALTGVFRSQYDTLVAQAREALGPELAHFGGRVAQQAMLGTWARRAEFDSAAGLMSALQEAIVGESGQQRRRHAALHTRQGGASHAPHVSAMSADEAAAKLMEALHPAPVDHAKAVDEVAAARKHHAAQHVNKVGKGRGWKGPTALIAVLGVVIVYGMKMLNEGGVDIAVTKALAADDARTLSSQRGQRGTVDLSDGSKAKIGSDSKLRLPVEFGGTMRTLQLTGTASFTVAAGQPLPFTVRAANVIITATGTQFTVLAYEEDSAVVVSVDEGSVSVRTKDVNGETSVAAGKAVRVAMDGSVKDLDDATRSQTFAWVRDTLSFTNTPVKVVLPQLGRWFDVKASLADAALGERPVTMVLGMQSSGEALKMMATAANLVIAFDKDDKVVLRDAGPAPAKKK, encoded by the coding sequence ATGGCCGACCAGTTGCAGCCCCTCGACTCCGCGCAGTTCACCGCCTTCAAGGGCGGCGACGAAAAAGCGCTGACCGGAGTCTTCCGTTCACAGTACGACACGCTGGTGGCGCAGGCGCGAGAGGCGCTGGGCCCGGAACTCGCGCACTTCGGCGGACGCGTGGCGCAGCAAGCCATGCTTGGCACGTGGGCGCGTCGCGCCGAGTTCGACAGCGCGGCCGGGCTGATGTCGGCACTGCAGGAGGCCATCGTCGGGGAATCCGGGCAGCAACGCCGTCGCCATGCGGCGCTGCATACACGACAGGGCGGTGCCTCGCACGCACCGCATGTGTCCGCGATGAGCGCTGACGAAGCCGCGGCGAAGCTGATGGAGGCGCTGCATCCGGCACCGGTGGACCACGCGAAGGCGGTGGACGAAGTGGCGGCCGCACGCAAACATCACGCGGCGCAGCATGTCAACAAAGTGGGCAAGGGACGCGGATGGAAAGGACCGACGGCGCTCATCGCCGTACTGGGCGTCGTCATCGTGTACGGGATGAAGATGCTGAACGAAGGCGGCGTCGATATCGCGGTCACCAAGGCGCTGGCGGCTGATGACGCTCGCACGCTGAGTTCGCAGCGCGGTCAGCGCGGTACGGTCGATCTCAGCGACGGGTCGAAGGCCAAGATCGGATCCGATTCGAAACTCCGGTTGCCGGTGGAGTTTGGCGGCACGATGCGCACGCTGCAATTGACCGGAACGGCATCGTTCACGGTGGCCGCCGGACAACCGCTGCCGTTCACCGTGCGTGCGGCCAACGTGATCATCACGGCGACCGGGACACAATTCACCGTGCTCGCGTATGAAGAGGACAGCGCAGTCGTGGTGAGTGTCGACGAGGGGAGCGTGTCGGTGCGTACCAAGGACGTCAACGGCGAGACGTCAGTGGCCGCGGGCAAGGCGGTTCGCGTGGCGATGGATGGCAGCGTGAAGGACCTGGACGATGCCACCCGCTCGCAGACCTTTGCCTGGGTGCGCGACACGTTGTCGTTCACCAATACGCCAGTGAAGGTCGTCCTTCCCCAACTGGGCCGCTGGTTCGATGTCAAGGCCTCGCTGGCCGATGCGGCGCTTGGCGAGCGCCCGGTGACGATGGTGCTCGGGATGCAGTCGTCCGGTGAGGCGCTCAAGATGATGGCCACGGCGGCCAATCTCGTGATCGCCTTTGACAAGGACGACAAGGTGGTGCTGCGCGACGCGGGTCCGGCGCCGGCAAAAAAGAAGTAA
- the hypE gene encoding hydrogenase expression/formation protein HypE gives MTTTSAPTPSIASVGLNCPTPHSTHDCVVLGHGSGGKLSAQLFRERFLPHFDNSVLRQQGDAAVLTVGNSRLAMSTDTFVVQPLEFPGGDIGTLAVHGTVNDIAMMGARPLYLTTGFVIEEGLPMDVLDRVIASMAAAAREQGVTIVAGDTKVVERGKGDGLFINTAGIGLLDADFAPSADQARPDDVILLSGPIGRHGMAIMSAREAIGFDTTITSDTAALWPLVDALRGATAGHVHVLRDPTRGGVASALNEIAAASNTGMMLDEASIPVPPDVLAACEMLGLDPMYVANEGVLVAIVPPEHADVALAALRAHPVGANAVRIGHVVAQHPRMVVMRTHVGGTRIVDMLPGDQLPRIC, from the coding sequence ATGACCACCACGTCGGCCCCCACACCGTCGATTGCCAGCGTTGGGCTCAACTGCCCTACGCCGCATTCCACGCACGATTGTGTCGTGTTGGGTCACGGTTCCGGCGGGAAACTCTCCGCGCAGCTCTTCCGTGAGCGCTTTCTGCCGCACTTCGACAACTCCGTGTTGCGGCAACAGGGCGATGCGGCCGTGCTCACCGTGGGCAACTCGCGACTGGCCATGTCCACCGACACGTTTGTCGTGCAACCGCTGGAGTTTCCCGGTGGCGACATCGGCACGCTGGCCGTACACGGCACCGTGAACGACATCGCCATGATGGGCGCCCGACCGCTCTATCTCACCACCGGCTTCGTGATCGAAGAGGGGTTGCCGATGGACGTGCTCGATCGCGTGATTGCGTCCATGGCTGCGGCCGCGCGCGAACAGGGCGTGACCATTGTGGCGGGTGACACCAAGGTGGTGGAGCGGGGCAAGGGCGACGGCCTGTTCATCAACACGGCCGGCATCGGCCTGCTGGACGCGGACTTCGCCCCATCGGCCGATCAAGCCCGGCCCGACGACGTGATTCTGCTCAGCGGCCCGATCGGTCGCCACGGCATGGCCATCATGTCGGCGCGCGAAGCCATCGGGTTCGACACCACGATCACCAGTGACACGGCCGCGCTCTGGCCGTTGGTGGATGCCCTGCGTGGCGCAACCGCCGGACACGTGCATGTCTTGCGCGATCCGACGCGCGGCGGCGTCGCCAGCGCGCTCAATGAAATTGCCGCGGCCTCGAACACGGGCATGATGCTGGATGAAGCCAGCATTCCGGTACCGCCCGACGTGCTGGCCGCCTGCGAGATGCTGGGGCTCGACCCCATGTACGTGGCCAATGAAGGGGTGCTCGTGGCCATCGTGCCACCCGAGCACGCCGATGTGGCGCTGGCCGCGTTGCGCGCGCATCCTGTGGGCGCCAATGCCGTGCGCATCGGTCACGTGGTCGCGCAGCATCCGCGCATGGTGGTCATGCGCACGCACGTAGGCGGGACGCGTATCGTCGACATGCTGCCGGGTGACCAGCTGCCGCGGATTTGCTGA